From one Chryseobacterium sp. 3008163 genomic stretch:
- a CDS encoding T9SS type A sorting domain-containing protein has translation MKNINQFLVFFSLILSGVIHAQVLVWENTFNTPQERAGWIFYDGNNNNNTWNIGKHVVRNAATPNMYEEVSPDYVLRHSAYKPNVIGGPANFQDGYLNDFEDWVISPEIDLTTASGTITLAAMIGRVITYNTTSASNNTNRHIFVYVSTPTKPVPGVADFQALRTDITTANNNGSNPNVIPKLLSITNADYIAESNALFSQATADLSQYAGQKIYIGFWNNVNFASNSSAISTLPFKDTNSSNTFQIDEIQVYADSNFLGTSEAKAKSTITVYPNPVTDVLYLKNISKATVKIYNPAGQQLLSTVVSNGQINVNELPKGIYTLTVETGSNLSTTKFIKK, from the coding sequence ATGAAAAATATAAACCAGTTTTTAGTTTTCTTTAGTCTAATATTATCCGGTGTTATTCATGCACAGGTACTTGTTTGGGAAAATACCTTTAATACTCCACAGGAAAGAGCCGGGTGGATATTCTATGACGGAAACAATAATAATAACACGTGGAATATAGGAAAACATGTGGTGCGCAATGCTGCAACTCCCAATATGTATGAGGAGGTGTCACCCGATTATGTTTTGAGGCACAGCGCATATAAACCAAATGTTATTGGAGGTCCGGCGAATTTTCAGGATGGTTATCTCAACGATTTTGAAGATTGGGTAATTTCGCCAGAAATAGATTTAACGACAGCTTCGGGAACCATTACTCTGGCGGCTATGATTGGAAGAGTAATTACTTATAACACCACTTCTGCAAGTAATAATACCAACAGACACATTTTTGTTTATGTAAGCACACCGACAAAACCAGTTCCTGGTGTAGCCGATTTCCAAGCTCTCCGTACTGATATTACAACAGCTAATAATAACGGTAGTAATCCTAATGTAATTCCTAAATTGCTAAGCATTACCAATGCAGATTATATTGCTGAGAGCAATGCTTTATTCTCCCAGGCAACGGCTGACCTTTCCCAATATGCAGGGCAGAAAATCTATATTGGATTTTGGAATAATGTTAACTTTGCAAGCAATTCATCAGCAATCAGTACATTACCATTTAAAGATACAAACTCATCAAATACCTTTCAAATAGATGAGATACAGGTTTATGCAGACTCAAATTTTTTAGGTACATCAGAGGCAAAAGCCAAATCTACAATAACGGTATATCCTAACCCTGTGACAGATGTGCTGTACCTGAAAAATATAAGCAAAGCTACTGTGAAAATATATAATCCGGCAGGACAGCAGTTACTTTCCACGGTGGTAAGCAATGGGCAGATCAACGTAAATGAATTACCAAAAGGTATTTATACTCTAACGGTAGAAACAGGCAGTAACCTAAGCACAACAAAGTTTATCAAGAAATAA
- a CDS encoding RNA polymerase sigma factor, which produces MNLTDQALLNKIKTGDRTAFMLLYERYWDSLYAFVLGRTKNREIAEEILQNLWIKILEDTDTIQSDESENAKGYLLRHLHYRIIDFYNSSKKDSSIISIDESDMLIEITDTEYFEILEENDISALFEMIDTVVSQLPMTEQKVFDMRIRKNMSVDETAEALGISNKTVSNKLSKTLGEIREKLNPDYQSSKKLITLLLLMEILAKQ; this is translated from the coding sequence ATGAACCTGACAGATCAAGCTTTATTGAATAAAATAAAAACTGGAGACAGAACTGCTTTTATGCTTTTGTATGAAAGATATTGGGATAGTCTTTATGCTTTTGTTTTGGGAAGAACGAAGAATAGAGAAATCGCAGAAGAGATTTTACAAAACCTCTGGATTAAAATTCTTGAAGATACAGATACAATACAATCTGATGAGTCTGAAAATGCAAAAGGCTACCTGTTGCGTCATCTGCATTACAGAATAATTGACTTTTATAATAGTTCAAAAAAAGATTCATCAATTATAAGCATTGATGAATCTGACATGTTAATAGAAATCACAGATACAGAATATTTTGAAATTCTTGAAGAAAATGATATTTCTGCTCTATTTGAAATGATTGACACCGTAGTTTCACAGCTTCCGATGACCGAACAAAAAGTTTTTGATATGAGAATACGTAAAAATATGTCTGTTGACGAAACCGCAGAAGCTTTGGGTATAAGTAACAAAACGGTAAGCAACAAACTAAGTAAAACTCTAGGCGAAATACGCGAAAAACTAAATCCCGATTACCAATCTTCTAAGAAACTGATCACTTTACTCCTACTGATGGAAATTCTGGCAAAACAATAG
- a CDS encoding RagB/SusD family nutrient uptake outer membrane protein codes for MKNKFLIRILSLSALVNIGCSDLSEQIIDESLDAQTDNVAISVMAAAYGPLPDAFTHTKNYGLQLVSSDQAILPPRGSGNDWYDGGKYIELHQHTPTTTNVVVKDTWSAFTLMISRTVTAIERLQPMAATDPEAAKALAEMRGLRAYYNMLMLDYWGIVFKKDASAQNSIILRRAEAVTYVESEFLAVVNQVDNTKGPGRISQASINGFLAQLYLNAGVYRNPYGTASFSATDMDKVIEYTNKVINSGLFILSPEYFSIFDDNNHSNKELIFAIDQRSNLTTSHNRLAYWSLSGSQYPLAAFPKANGTDGPALTKYFYNTWVQAYGSTDPAQADARFYKENLVIPQNLQNLTGITPANDSDHYFLVNGATYQINRGIQRGIQWGLRNPANGQPFKMENGQYKIYPMIEQRNGFTTYVNHTIDIDLENPNNKDYSDGYRVAKYQFSSTSDTGRNKGQADIVLLRLADIYLMRAEAQLRKGNNGAALADVNFVRASRTARPLVTPPALTSINLDLLYRERGFELYWEYSRRTDMIRFGHFEDTYASKTNADVRKRLFPIPQSAIDGASSAPGYLVQNEGY; via the coding sequence ATGAAAAATAAGTTTTTAATAAGAATTTTAAGTCTGAGTGCTTTAGTGAATATAGGATGCAGTGATCTTTCAGAACAAATTATTGACGAATCTCTTGATGCACAGACTGATAACGTTGCAATATCGGTAATGGCGGCTGCTTATGGTCCTCTTCCGGATGCGTTTACACATACCAAAAACTATGGCTTGCAGTTGGTGAGTTCAGATCAGGCAATTTTGCCACCGAGAGGAAGCGGAAACGATTGGTATGATGGCGGAAAATATATAGAACTTCATCAACATACACCAACAACTACCAATGTTGTCGTGAAAGATACTTGGAGCGCTTTTACATTAATGATTTCAAGAACGGTGACGGCTATTGAAAGATTACAGCCAATGGCGGCAACTGATCCTGAAGCGGCAAAAGCTTTGGCAGAAATGAGAGGTTTAAGAGCTTATTATAATATGTTGATGCTTGATTATTGGGGAATTGTATTTAAAAAAGATGCATCCGCTCAAAATTCTATTATTTTGAGAAGAGCAGAAGCGGTAACTTATGTTGAAAGTGAGTTTTTGGCGGTTGTGAATCAAGTAGACAATACAAAAGGACCGGGAAGAATTTCTCAGGCATCAATTAACGGATTTTTAGCTCAATTATATCTAAATGCTGGCGTGTACAGAAATCCTTACGGAACGGCTAGTTTCTCTGCAACTGATATGGATAAAGTAATTGAATATACCAATAAAGTAATTAATTCGGGGTTATTCATTTTGTCGCCAGAATATTTCTCTATTTTCGACGATAATAATCATTCAAACAAAGAATTGATTTTCGCAATCGATCAACGCTCAAATCTAACAACTTCACACAACAGATTAGCATACTGGTCGCTTTCAGGAAGTCAATATCCATTAGCAGCTTTCCCAAAAGCAAACGGAACAGACGGTCCTGCTTTAACTAAATATTTCTATAACACTTGGGTACAAGCTTACGGAAGTACAGATCCTGCGCAAGCTGATGCGAGATTTTACAAAGAGAACCTAGTGATTCCACAGAATTTACAGAATCTTACCGGAATAACCCCGGCTAATGATTCTGATCATTATTTTCTGGTAAACGGTGCAACGTACCAAATTAACAGAGGTATTCAGCGTGGTATTCAGTGGGGTTTAAGAAATCCGGCTAATGGACAGCCTTTCAAGATGGAAAACGGCCAGTATAAAATTTATCCGATGATTGAGCAGAGAAATGGTTTTACAACTTATGTAAACCACACTATTGATATTGATCTTGAAAATCCTAATAATAAAGATTACTCAGACGGTTACAGAGTAGCAAAATATCAATTCAGCAGCACTTCAGATACAGGAAGAAACAAAGGTCAGGCTGATATTGTTTTGCTAAGGTTGGCTGATATTTATTTGATGAGAGCCGAGGCTCAATTGAGAAAAGGAAATAACGGTGCGGCTTTAGCTGATGTGAATTTTGTAAGAGCTTCAAGAACGGCTCGTCCGCTCGTTACGCCACCCGCTTTAACTTCAATTAATCTTGATTTGCTTTACCGTGAAAGAGGTTTTGAACTGTATTGGGAATATAGCAGAAGAACAGATATGATCAGATTTGGTCACTTTGAAGATACGTATGCTTCAAAAACCAATGCTGATGTCAGAAAAAGACTGTTTCCAATTCCTCAATCTGCGATCGATGGAGCGTCAAGTGCGCCAGGATATCTGGTTCAGAACGAAGGATATTAA
- a CDS encoding DUF6043 family protein, with protein sequence MNRKDNAGYDKIFQMATSIIPKYKSAISRKLNQGSFDDISDFNILFSENNVAEYLVSNFQNIPKNSIIPAMLAWLYFGKSFERMVERGLEMRKKQTLNYVEKQFIVSIMKQVIEFSISSGLRIKSDWENHFQQLQLADGNNLENWLIQDSITEKKNVGRKPDTQELPQHLLEKIGKYLENNKSENHLAYLKIALEELKFSKPKGIKAFREILNKKYGNIISERGIQSAYKTLTDTMSNGEFQKDLKQHRPFIDQLKEMLSN encoded by the coding sequence ATGAACAGAAAAGATAATGCTGGCTACGACAAGATTTTTCAAATGGCTACCTCAATTATCCCAAAATATAAAAGTGCTATTTCGAGAAAATTAAATCAAGGTTCTTTTGACGATATTTCAGATTTTAACATTTTATTTTCCGAAAACAATGTTGCTGAATATTTAGTCAGTAATTTTCAGAATATTCCGAAAAATTCTATTATTCCGGCGATGCTTGCTTGGCTATATTTTGGAAAAAGCTTTGAGAGAATGGTAGAACGGGGACTGGAAATGAGGAAAAAACAAACACTAAACTATGTTGAAAAACAATTTATTGTTTCAATAATGAAGCAGGTAATAGAATTTTCAATAAGTTCTGGTTTGCGTATAAAATCAGATTGGGAAAATCATTTTCAGCAACTACAGTTAGCTGATGGAAATAATTTAGAGAATTGGCTTATTCAAGATTCAATCACTGAAAAGAAAAACGTTGGAAGAAAACCTGATACTCAAGAATTACCACAACATCTTTTAGAAAAAATTGGCAAGTATCTCGAAAATAATAAATCTGAAAATCATTTAGCATATTTAAAAATAGCATTAGAGGAACTAAAATTTTCTAAACCAAAAGGAATAAAAGCATTTAGAGAAATTTTGAATAAAAAATATGGAAATATTATTTCAGAGAGAGGAATACAGAGTGCATATAAAACATTAACAGACACTATGAGTAATGGAGAATTTCAAAAAGATCTAAAACAACACCGTCCATTCATTGATCAATTAAAGGAAATGCTATCCAACTAA
- a CDS encoding TonB-dependent receptor, whose protein sequence is MRKIKCGLTVAAVFFAVSLQAQELTQKVSFAFPAGSPLVKTLEEFAARTGLGFTYSKEDFKGLKIKNVKCESIPVNDCLQEVITGLPIAFRMRGNLISLKYNGSNAVVSGNGHLSGKIVNEVGEPVTRAVVSVAGKIVVTDNNGDFSLDLPSGEYTLTVKAEKYSSLRVEKLTVKGNETNTVSFVMRSASENETSIKEVVITGIRKADTQAGLLAQQKKAAQMSDGISAEQISKTPDSDVGATLKRVTGVTTVDNKYVVVRSMGERWNTAAMDGINLPSTEAYNNNFSFDIIPTAMVESVVVSKTATPDMNASFAGGYVEVHTKDIPNKDFLTLSMGSSYNDISTFKEFLTRQRGKNDYWGYDDGTRNFPKGLEPMDWNNPQFFEQSKQFKDNFSTFKTTADLNSNYQLAFGKSFKMKNNNKWGFAGAVTVRNEQNKLDIDHTGRGNWLDTAGPIGKEQQQGLAPVKFYNFKNKGASYSYNSTVAGMLNFGLQLGKSRISFRNSYTHIYDNTLTRVTGWNEYTGGSGMPENAEASYNYFYNGVIPNNDPSQLQSMDRPYTDNTVYPVYQTLLQNKLEGSHKIGNAELSWFAARTGVESDTKDYTQHQTYYQFIGNEILTYNQIYNSGNNFSRGYIESKETDYNFGTSFKWSMDVGNFKNDIKVGYAGALKNNTNAQEKFFLKVDENRANVPINERNYLMMYGALTDWFDGSHYTTGGIGWQTKPLYKNSKYEGEVTQHAPYLMLDNRLGNKLRLVWGVRAEYFKYEQISQQLDPDDSRNLNKEPIEDRVWQWMPSANFTYSPTNKMNLRLAYGRSVLRPQFNERTGLPYFDPVANALIYNTELTSSVIDNYDFKFEWFPGLGEIISAGLYYKDIARPIEREGYISNEGNLYLYNGNSANAKLKGFEVEVRKNLGFIAENTLLNNLFVSGNFTYNDTKVVAFKNRFNTENNAETYEVERPLYGQTPWAYNLGLSYDGERLGLNFLYNAKGEQYITVGYDYNGEEIQRPYAVADAQVSYKLLKDKNLEIKFNAKNIFNRVIEYYNNYNSYSVQTADGNTIAATREGLGLMPGATDKYDKDIDKILFRAYRGRTLGLSINYTF, encoded by the coding sequence ATGAGAAAAATAAAATGTGGGCTAACGGTAGCGGCTGTGTTTTTTGCAGTATCGTTGCAAGCACAGGAATTGACACAAAAAGTATCTTTTGCCTTTCCTGCAGGTAGCCCTTTAGTTAAAACCCTGGAGGAATTTGCGGCAAGAACGGGTTTGGGGTTTACCTATTCTAAAGAAGATTTTAAAGGACTTAAAATAAAAAATGTTAAATGCGAAAGCATTCCGGTGAACGATTGCTTACAGGAAGTTATAACAGGGCTTCCGATAGCCTTCAGAATGAGAGGGAATTTAATATCTCTGAAATATAATGGCTCAAATGCTGTAGTATCGGGAAACGGGCATCTTTCGGGAAAAATTGTAAATGAAGTTGGAGAACCTGTTACAAGAGCAGTGGTAAGTGTTGCAGGAAAAATCGTGGTTACCGATAACAATGGGGATTTTTCTCTGGATCTTCCATCTGGAGAATACACACTTACCGTAAAAGCTGAAAAATACAGCTCACTGCGTGTAGAAAAGCTTACAGTAAAAGGTAATGAAACTAACACTGTTTCTTTTGTGATGAGATCTGCATCTGAAAATGAAACATCTATCAAAGAAGTGGTGATTACCGGTATCCGAAAGGCAGATACACAAGCTGGTTTACTGGCACAGCAGAAAAAGGCAGCCCAGATGAGCGACGGTATTTCTGCAGAGCAAATCTCCAAAACACCGGATAGTGATGTAGGAGCTACACTGAAAAGAGTAACCGGTGTTACTACGGTGGACAATAAATATGTGGTAGTGCGTTCTATGGGCGAACGTTGGAATACGGCAGCGATGGACGGTATCAATCTTCCAAGCACAGAAGCGTATAACAATAATTTTTCATTCGATATTATCCCTACTGCGATGGTAGAGAGTGTGGTAGTAAGTAAAACGGCTACTCCAGATATGAACGCCAGCTTTGCAGGAGGTTATGTGGAAGTACATACAAAAGACATCCCGAATAAAGATTTCTTAACGCTTAGTATGGGTTCTTCTTATAACGATATTTCTACGTTTAAGGAGTTTCTTACAAGACAGAGAGGGAAGAACGATTACTGGGGATATGATGACGGGACAAGGAATTTCCCAAAAGGGCTGGAGCCAATGGACTGGAATAATCCTCAGTTTTTCGAGCAGTCTAAACAGTTTAAGGACAACTTTTCTACTTTTAAAACAACAGCAGACCTAAACTCAAATTATCAGTTGGCTTTCGGAAAAAGCTTTAAGATGAAAAACAATAACAAGTGGGGATTTGCAGGAGCTGTAACTGTAAGAAATGAACAGAATAAATTAGATATAGACCACACGGGTAGAGGAAACTGGCTGGATACCGCAGGACCCATAGGGAAAGAGCAGCAGCAGGGCTTGGCACCGGTAAAATTTTACAACTTCAAAAATAAAGGAGCTTCTTATTCTTACAATTCTACAGTGGCAGGAATGTTGAATTTCGGATTGCAGTTGGGGAAAAGCAGAATTTCGTTCCGCAATTCGTATACCCATATTTATGATAATACCCTTACAAGGGTAACCGGATGGAACGAATATACCGGAGGAAGCGGAATGCCGGAAAATGCAGAGGCATCATACAACTATTTTTATAACGGAGTAATTCCGAATAATGATCCTTCTCAGCTTCAGTCGATGGATAGACCTTATACGGATAATACAGTTTATCCGGTTTATCAGACTTTACTGCAAAATAAATTAGAAGGAAGCCATAAAATAGGAAACGCCGAGCTGAGCTGGTTTGCAGCAAGAACAGGGGTAGAATCAGACACAAAAGACTATACACAACATCAAACCTATTATCAATTTATTGGTAACGAAATTTTAACCTACAATCAAATTTATAATTCCGGTAATAATTTTTCCAGAGGATATATAGAAAGCAAAGAGACCGATTACAATTTTGGGACATCGTTCAAATGGAGTATGGATGTGGGAAACTTCAAAAATGATATTAAAGTAGGTTATGCCGGAGCATTGAAAAACAATACCAATGCACAGGAAAAATTCTTCTTAAAAGTAGATGAAAATCGAGCAAATGTCCCAATCAACGAACGAAATTATTTAATGATGTATGGGGCTTTGACAGATTGGTTTGATGGTTCTCACTATACAACAGGCGGAATCGGCTGGCAGACCAAACCATTGTATAAAAACAGCAAATACGAGGGCGAGGTTACCCAACACGCTCCTTATTTGATGTTGGATAACCGTTTGGGAAATAAGCTACGTTTGGTATGGGGTGTTCGGGCAGAGTATTTTAAATATGAGCAAATTTCACAGCAGTTAGATCCTGATGATTCACGAAATCTTAACAAAGAACCAATTGAAGACAGGGTTTGGCAATGGATGCCTTCTGCCAACTTTACGTATAGTCCAACCAATAAAATGAATCTTAGGTTAGCCTATGGCCGTTCTGTATTACGTCCGCAGTTTAACGAAAGAACAGGCCTCCCTTACTTTGATCCGGTAGCTAATGCTTTGATTTATAATACGGAATTAACTTCATCTGTAATTGATAATTACGATTTTAAGTTTGAGTGGTTTCCTGGATTAGGGGAAATTATCTCTGCAGGGTTGTATTACAAAGATATTGCCCGCCCTATTGAAAGGGAAGGATATATTTCCAATGAGGGCAATTTATATCTCTATAACGGAAATTCAGCCAATGCAAAGCTTAAAGGTTTTGAAGTAGAGGTAAGAAAAAATCTTGGCTTCATAGCAGAAAATACATTGCTGAATAACTTATTTGTGAGTGGAAATTTCACTTATAATGATACGAAAGTTGTGGCATTTAAAAACCGTTTCAATACTGAAAATAATGCTGAAACCTACGAAGTAGAGCGTCCACTCTATGGGCAGACTCCTTGGGCATATAATCTGGGATTATCGTATGACGGAGAACGATTAGGACTAAACTTCCTCTACAATGCTAAAGGTGAACAATATATTACCGTGGGCTATGACTATAACGGAGAAGAAATCCAGAGACCTTATGCCGTGGCAGATGCACAGGTGTCATATAAACTGCTTAAAGATAAAAACCTTGAAATAAAATTCAATGCTAAAAACATTTTTAACAGAGTAATAGAATATTATAACAATTATAATTCTTATTCGGTGCAAACAGCAGATGGAAATACTATCGCTGCAACAAGGGAGGGTTTAGGACTGATGCCTGGAGCAACGGATAAGTATGATAAGGATATAGACAAAATCCTGTTCCGTGCATACAGAGGCAGAACTTTAGGATTGAGCATAAATTATACATTTTAA
- a CDS encoding S41 family peptidase produces the protein MNITLIKNLYGNQFKFLLLSFFAFISIVSCRRDDEGIPDFPEGSTESVNLWVQDSMRRYYYWAEQMPSKPNYSLPTKDFFKNLLSPQDRFSFILDTKDASTYPKSVRSRYGFDYTILQQPDGKIVTVIKLILQNSPAQNAGLKRGMVITKINGAVITSANMGTISSSIINSTVLHLSVGDWNNGNITNEKDITVYYGFTLDQSLVSKIFEYNGKKTAYLYIYDFPDGMAQLLLQKFSEFKGLGVQALVLDLRYNYGGSVASAAALCAMIPAGISANSPFIIYRGNKNGGEVKMNFSQQIAYDKSAPGFNILHANTLGFNKVYILTSESTASASEIVINNLKPYIEVIQVGGTTLGKDMAGFAIEDKRNPPKISWQIHPVIYKVYNANEEGEYSNGISPQISVNEFSFLPLLPLGDPNETILSSALSKIYSKTSGNEMPDYSLKILWESDWQHGINMKK, from the coding sequence ATGAACATAACATTAATTAAAAATCTTTACGGAAATCAGTTTAAATTTCTGCTTTTGTCATTTTTCGCCTTTATCTCGATTGTTTCCTGCAGGCGGGATGATGAGGGAATTCCTGATTTTCCTGAAGGCAGTACAGAATCTGTTAACTTGTGGGTGCAGGACAGTATGAGACGTTATTATTATTGGGCGGAGCAAATGCCTTCAAAACCTAATTATAGTCTTCCTACAAAAGATTTCTTCAAGAATCTTTTATCTCCACAGGATAGGTTTTCATTTATTTTGGATACGAAAGACGCATCTACTTATCCGAAATCAGTTCGCAGTAGGTATGGTTTTGATTATACGATACTTCAACAGCCGGATGGAAAAATTGTAACGGTTATTAAACTGATCTTGCAGAATTCGCCGGCTCAAAATGCAGGTCTGAAACGTGGAATGGTTATTACCAAAATTAATGGGGCGGTGATTACTTCTGCAAATATGGGAACAATATCATCCTCTATCATCAATTCCACGGTTCTTCATCTTTCTGTCGGAGATTGGAATAACGGGAATATTACTAACGAAAAAGACATTACGGTATATTACGGTTTCACCCTTGATCAGTCTTTAGTTTCAAAGATTTTTGAATACAATGGTAAGAAAACCGCCTATTTGTATATTTATGATTTTCCGGATGGAATGGCTCAGCTTCTTTTACAGAAATTCTCTGAGTTTAAAGGATTAGGAGTTCAGGCTTTGGTTTTAGATTTAAGATATAATTACGGAGGTTCGGTAGCTTCTGCGGCTGCGCTCTGTGCGATGATTCCGGCAGGAATTTCTGCCAATTCTCCTTTCATTATTTATAGAGGGAATAAAAACGGAGGAGAAGTAAAAATGAATTTTTCACAACAAATCGCTTATGATAAAAGTGCACCGGGTTTTAATATTTTACACGCTAATACTTTAGGGTTTAACAAAGTCTATATTTTAACTTCCGAAAGCACAGCGTCAGCTTCCGAAATTGTGATTAATAATCTTAAACCCTACATAGAAGTAATTCAGGTAGGTGGAACTACTCTAGGAAAAGATATGGCAGGTTTTGCTATTGAAGATAAGCGTAATCCTCCTAAAATTTCCTGGCAGATTCATCCGGTAATTTATAAAGTTTATAATGCCAACGAGGAAGGAGAATATAGTAACGGAATTTCACCCCAGATTTCTGTTAATGAATTTTCTTTTTTGCCATTATTACCTTTAGGAGATCCTAATGAAACCATACTTTCTTCTGCATTGAGCAAGATTTACTCAAAAACTTCAGGGAATGAAATGCCGGATTATTCGTTGAAAATATTGTGGGAAAGCGATTGGCAACATGGAATTAATATGAAGAAATAA
- a CDS encoding site-specific integrase, with product MNINHITSDTLYDISDFLENEHIYYELYPSIYEQIPEKRVPKQRGKNTIIDCLCKIRTFFLWCYKHNKTINKPFDKFKIDDCTYGTPFYITIEERDKLYEKDFSENKHLELQRDIFVFQSLIGCRIGDFYRMTKQNIINDAIEYVPRKTKDGNPITVRVPLNNKAKDILKKYEAYDGKMLLPFISEQKYNDAIKKAFKLAEIDRIVTVLDPLTNEGVKKYLYEVASSHMARRTFIGNIYKKVKDPNLIGALSGHKEGSKAFSRYREIDEDMKKELVNLLD from the coding sequence TTGAACATTAATCATATCACTTCCGATACATTATATGACATATCAGATTTTTTAGAAAATGAGCACATATATTATGAATTGTATCCTTCTATATATGAGCAAATTCCTGAAAAGCGAGTTCCAAAACAACGAGGAAAAAATACCATAATTGATTGTCTTTGTAAAATAAGGACATTCTTTTTATGGTGCTATAAACATAATAAAACGATAAATAAACCTTTCGATAAGTTTAAAATTGATGATTGTACTTATGGAACACCTTTTTATATTACAATTGAAGAGCGTGATAAGTTATATGAAAAGGATTTTTCCGAAAATAAACATTTAGAATTGCAGCGGGATATATTTGTATTTCAGTCATTGATAGGTTGTCGTATTGGCGATTTTTATCGTATGACTAAACAAAATATAATAAATGATGCCATTGAATATGTCCCAAGAAAAACAAAAGATGGCAATCCTATCACTGTTCGTGTTCCCCTTAATAATAAAGCGAAGGATATATTAAAAAAATACGAAGCATATGATGGTAAGATGCTTTTGCCTTTTATTTCAGAGCAGAAATATAATGATGCAATAAAGAAAGCATTTAAATTGGCAGAAATAGATAGAATTGTTACAGTACTTGACCCACTTACTAATGAAGGTGTCAAAAAATACCTTTATGAGGTTGCTAGTAGCCATATGGCTCGCAGAACGTTTATTGGCAACATTTACAAAAAAGTAAAAGACCCTAATTTGATTGGGGCTTTGAGTGGACACAAAGAGGGAAGTAAAGCTTTCAGTCGTTATAGAGAAATAGATGAAGATATGAAAAAAGAATTGGTAAACTTATTAGATTGA
- a CDS encoding FecR family protein produces MKSLNYKKVEAFVFRLWYREVSGEKISQKETEILEKWKFQVGKDLDVNQINESKQKILLSLEPYFIQSKHINQKNTSGKYWYQAAAIMLFLISLGGIFTYHTYFKPDVYVADLGNRKIHLADGSTVTLFHGAELTVEKSFPADTRIVALKGDAIFSVAKSKIHPFIVNADGFKTKVLGTVFKISQSGNDKAVDLYEGKVAVSYAGVPISYLKPNQVWTNFGITRTAAVYTKNPDSPSGRKSSKIESLSFNEVPFGEIIEVLKKHYSINIFYPAGIGTKKISAELKGNIDENIEVLAFAVGMEVQKDNNTYTLKK; encoded by the coding sequence ATGAAGAGTTTAAATTATAAGAAAGTTGAAGCATTTGTTTTCAGACTTTGGTACCGAGAAGTTTCCGGAGAAAAAATCTCACAGAAGGAAACTGAAATTTTGGAAAAATGGAAATTTCAGGTTGGGAAAGATTTGGATGTCAATCAGATCAACGAATCAAAGCAAAAAATTTTATTGTCATTAGAGCCTTATTTTATTCAATCAAAACATATTAATCAGAAAAACACCTCTGGAAAATATTGGTATCAGGCTGCAGCAATTATGCTGTTCTTAATATCATTGGGCGGAATTTTCACCTATCATACTTACTTTAAGCCAGATGTATATGTTGCAGATCTGGGAAACCGAAAAATTCATCTGGCTGACGGTTCCACGGTAACCTTATTTCACGGTGCTGAACTTACGGTAGAAAAATCTTTTCCTGCAGATACCAGAATTGTTGCTTTAAAAGGAGATGCAATATTTTCTGTGGCAAAATCTAAAATACATCCATTTATTGTAAATGCCGATGGTTTCAAAACTAAAGTTTTAGGAACGGTTTTTAAAATCTCGCAGTCAGGAAATGATAAAGCGGTTGATCTTTATGAGGGTAAAGTAGCTGTTTCTTATGCAGGTGTTCCGATATCTTATCTGAAGCCCAATCAGGTGTGGACTAATTTCGGGATAACCCGTACAGCAGCAGTATATACGAAGAATCCTGATTCACCATCGGGCAGAAAGAGTTCAAAAATAGAATCTTTAAGTTTTAATGAGGTACCGTTTGGTGAAATTATAGAAGTCTTGAAAAAGCATTACAGTATCAATATTTTTTATCCTGCAGGAATAGGAACTAAAAAGATTTCAGCAGAACTTAAAGGAAATATAGATGAAAATATTGAAGTTTTGGCTTTTGCCGTAGGAATGGAAGTTCAGAAAGATAATAATACATATACCCTGAAAAAGTAG